The genomic segment AAATCGTAGCCTTCGATCTGCAGCGGTCGCGCGATGGCATCCATCATGCCCTGGATCAGCCCGACGCTCAGTTCCTCGTCAAGACGTTCCGGCAGAATCAAGACAAACTCGTCGCTGCCCAAACGGGCAATGGTATCGGCTTCGCGGGTGAAGCTCTTGAGGCGGCTGGCAACTTCTTTCAGCAGCAAGTCGCCGGCGTTGTGGCCCAAGGTATCGTTGACGAATTTAAAACGATCCAGGTCGACGAACAGCACCCACACCCGGTGCCCGTACAGCTCTCCGTAGACAATCGCCTGGCTGAGGCGATCGCTTAGCACGTTACGGTTCGCCAGGCCGGTCAAGGTGTCGTGCCGGGCCTGATGCTCAAGCTCCGCCTCGTAACTCTTCATTTCAGTGATGTCGTACAGGGATGTCACGAAATGACTGACACGACCTGAACTATCTTTCACTGGCGCCACATACAGCTCATTCCAGAACAAGGTGCCATCCTTGCGATAGCTGCGAAATACTGCATTGGCGCTGCGTCTTTCGCGCAAGGCGGAACGAATTTCCTCCAGGCCGATCTGATCGTGATCAACACCTTGCAGCACTTCCAGGTTGCGGCCGATCATCTCGCTGGCGCTATAGCCGGTAATCAATTCAAAGGCCGGATTGACGTATTCCACCAGATAGTCCGGCAATTTGGCGCTGGAAATGATGATGGCGTTGGCGCTCGACTCTATGGCGCGCTCGCGCAATTGCAGCGCATCCTCGGCGCGCTTGCGGGCGACGATATCTTCTTTCATCATCTGCGTCGCCAGCCGCACTTGCTGCGTACGGGCATCCACCAATTGTTCGATACGCTTCGAGCGCGTTGACAGGAAATAGAGATAGGTGGCGCCCATCCAGCTCAGCAAGCTGCCGAGTATCAACACCAGGATCGAACCGGCATTTTTCTTGGTGAATACGCGCGGCGGCGACGATGCTTCGATGTACCAGGACTTGCCGGCAAGCTCGAAGGTTTGCGACATGTCTTGTGGCGCGTCGTAAAGTAACCAGGACGGCAGCCAGCGGCTGGCCGCAGATGGTGTTATCTGGTTGCCCTGGCGATAAACCAATGAAGACGCCTCAGGATTGGGACTCGCATACACCCGCAAATAAAAATCTTCACGCGCCTGTACGCCATCGCGCGCCAATACACTATTGACGAACGCATCGGCGCGCAGTGCCGCGCTGGTAAAACCGATCACCGCACGGCGCCGGTCATCGACCGTTTCCAGTACGGCGCCATGCTGGTACACCGGCATCAGAATGATCATGGCCCGCTTACCGCCATTCTGGGCAACTTTTAAATCGAATAGATCGGTAGCCGCCGGCAAACCGGTATCGCGCGCCCGTTGCATTGCCTCTTCCTGGATCACGCTTGGTGTTAAGTCAAGGGCAAACGCCGCCTCGTTGCCCGCCATGGGTTCCAGATATTCAACTACCCGGTATTGTTCGTGACCGGTGGCCGGTTCAGGCTTGCCATCGCTTAACTGGCGAATCGTGAAGTTGGGGTAATACTTACGCATTTCCGCTTCAAACGCTGGACGCTGGGCGGCCGACACCAGGCGCTGGAAGCCGAGTGACTTGATATAAGGAGCACGGCGCAGCATCGGCGTCGTAAAGGTGTGGAATTGTTCGCGACTGACTGTATCCATCGTGACAAACAGACTATTCACGGTTTCCAGTTCATGCACCAGTCCATCGAGACCGTCGACCACGGCTTTCAGATGACCGCTGCCAAGACGCCGGAATTCAGCATCCATTTTCTCGTATTCGAGATGACGTACCGACACAAACAAGCCGAGCGTAATCGCCAGGCCCAATATCAAACTGGATAAAGAGGCAATGGGTATGAAAATTGACGAGCCACGACGAAACATTTCTACTCCATTGCGAACAATAGGCGAAATATTACACGGACTTGTTACCTGATAACGCCGCGCGTTGATTTCTTTTTAGTGCACAAAATCGACTACAAGCCATAGAGCAATAATTGTTGATCTCACAGACAAAAATCAGACGGATTTCGGCGCTTCAGCGTCAGGCAGCAAGCATCCCTGCAAAATTTGCAGATCGTTGTCCTTGGCAAAATTAACCACAAAATGGTAAGCCAGCGGCTCAATCTGGCGCAGATCCTCATTGACGACGACTGAACGCACTCCGTTCAGCAGTACCGGGCGGACATACGGTGAATATTGCAGATGCGCATTGCGTCCGCCCGACCCTTCGGGACGAAAGCAAGCCATGACGCCGCACAGGCGCTCCGCCCAATCACTGGGGCGAAACTGCCGGCCATCGCTGGTAATGCCTTGGATGAAAAATTCTTTGGCGGGTGGTGCGTCAGGAGATGGAATGGTATCAGCCATGCATACAGCTCGTTTCTTCTATAACGCTTGCTACAGAGATTTGCCTACCCCGTGGTGCGGTAAGCTACGGTTTTCAAGCAACCCATGTTGCATAGTTGAAATACTTGATGAAATTCACCAAGATTATTCTTACGTATTATATCTTATAGAAGACTTCGGCACCATCCCGTACTCCCATCCCTGCATTACCCCGCACCACTCGGCACTTACCCGAGCCAGACCGCAGCCGACAATAACAGCAGCAAAAACATCCATAGCAACAAAGCGCGCCAGACCAGGCCGACTGTACTTTGCAACGCACGCGGTGTAGGGATGTCGCCTGGCGGAGTGTCGCCATCCATGGCAGTCGAATCAACCGTTGACGCATCTGCCGGCAAGATCACCGCAGCAGTTTCCAATGGCGTGCCGAGCAGCACTCCCATGGCGCCGCCACCCGTCGAAAGAATAATGCCGTCAGTCTCGTTTTTCCAGCGTTCGGCGAAATTGCGCCACGCATAAATCGCATCTTCGAAATTACCAACCACGGCAAATGCCGCCGCAGTCAAACGCGCAGGAATCCAGTCTATCCAATAAAATGCCTGGGCCGCAAAACGCCCGAAAGCTTCGTTACGCATATGGTCGGGCTCATTCCAGCCACGCGCCAGATACTCTGCAATGCGATACATGACGGCCAAGGCTGGGCCGACCGGCATCAGAAACCAGAAAAATACGCCAAACACATGGCGATGAGTGGTGATCAGCGCTTTCTCTACTGCGATACGGGAGATTTCACTCACATCCATATCCGTAGTGTCGATCTTGGCCCATTCTGCCAACAAGGTCCGCGCAGTAGCTTCGTCGCCACTGTTGAGCGCGAGTTGGATCGAACTGAAATAATGACTGTAGTGCCTGAAGCCCAGCGTCAGGTAGACGATCAGAATATTCCACAACAACGCCGCCCAGGCGCCTATATGCACGCATAACCAATAAATCAGCGCAGTCGGCACTGTCAGCGCCAGTATCACGCAAAACCAGCCCAGCCTGCCCTGACGCGCCTGCCCGGCATTGAACGAAGCCTCTATCTTGCTTGCGAAAGCCTTTACCCATGCGTACACGGGATTATCCGCGCGGAGCGGCTTCAGTTGTTCGATCAGCAATGCAAACAGAATAGAGAGAAATGTCATTAACCAGCCTTATAAGTCAACCCACGGCGCAGCAAGATGCTGCCATAACCGGCATCCCATCACCGCGCAGAACGCGGCGCGCTGGCCTTGCCGTCACATCTGAAATTGCAATATCCCATACGATAACGCAGCATAGGCGGAGAATCAAACTTGTATCGAAATTGCTGCCCTCCATTAGCGTATTTTCTATCCGCTTATCTTTGCATTCGATCATTCTATGCACGCAGAAAGTGGAACAGATTTCTCAACATCGCAGCAGTGGCGCCCCAGATAAAAAAACGCTCGTAAGGCATCGCATAAAAACTGCGACGATAACCGTCAGGCAGATCGATACTACGCAATTGATGATTCAAGCCATCCATCAGGAATGCCAGCGGCACTTCAAATATTTCCGCCACCTCGTCTGGATCCGCGCGCAAATTCACCGGCGGATTGACCAGGCACACCACGGGCGTGACCCGATAGCCGGTGCCGGTAAAGTACTCCGGCATGGTGCCAATCACCTCGACCTGATTGCGCGCCAAACCGATTTCCTCTTCCGCTTCACGCAAAGCCGTTTCTATCGGCGAGGCATCGCTCTCCTCCATCCGCCCACCCGGAAAACTCACTTGCCCGGCGTGATCCGTCAGATGCGCGGAGCGCTGGGTAAACAGCAGGGTTGGCTGCTCTTCGTGCATGACGATAGGAATCAGCACCGATGCCGGCGTCACAGGCTTGCCCGGCGACATGCGCAGAATGGCTTGACTATCCATGTTTTCGGGATGCCATTCCGGCTGGTGGGCAAAACGCTTGCGCAGCCATGCTGCGTTCATCCTTTCCGGCGCCAGCGCAGACTCGCCGGCCACCGCATCGACGGGCAGCATCAAAGGATCGAAAGTCAATTTAACCAAGAAAATTCCTCTAACAAGCTTTTCAACACTTTACCGCGATGGCAATGAATGACCTACGGTATTCACAGATCATAACAATTTCCGACATTTTACTTTACAGCAACACCAATCGGAGATTGATCAGCCGAATGCAAAAAAGGGGCGCCTGACGGCGCCCCTTTTTATGCAATACCTGTATCTGCTACGACACAACTTACTCGGCCGCTGGTGCAGCCTTTGCAGTGTTGCGACGTTGTGGCAGTTTTTCCTTGATACGTGCCGATTTACCGGAACGCTCACGCAGGTAGTACAGCTTGGCGCGACGGACATCGCCGCGACGCTTGACTTCGATCGAAGCGATCAATGGCGAGTACAGTTGGAATGTACGCTCAACGCCTTCACCCGAAGAAATCTTGCGGACGATAAAGTTGGAGTTCAAACCACGGTTACGACGCGAAATCACGACGCCTTCGTAAGCCTGGGCGCGCTTGCGCGTACCTTCAACTACGTTGACGTTGACGACGACTGTATCGCCAGGTGCGAAATCAGGGATATTCTTGCCGAGACGGGCAATTTCTTCTTGCTCAAGTTGTTGGATCAAGTCCATTTTTAGCTCCATATACCATCTTGCTGACGCCGTTTTGTGTCTTGGCTTCTAGCCAGGCCACTGCTCAGTAGAGGATGGGGTTAAACACAGGCGGCCGGCTGGCCTCCTCTTGGTACTGCCGTTTTTACTACTTTGCTACTAACTACAACAGATCGGGCGCTTACGCACTCAACCTATATTCCGTAAAAATTTTTCATCTGCAGTGCTTAGCAAGCCAGCCGCGCGTATCTTTTGAATCAGGTCCGGGCGCTTCTTTGCTGTTGCCGTCAGCATCTGCTGACGCCGCCATTTTTCGATTTCAGCGTGATGACCGCCCATCAACACCGGCGGCACTCCCACGCCTTCATACTGTTCAGGCCGTGTGTAATGAGGACAATCCAGCAAGCCGTTGACAAAACTGTCCTCGACCGCAGATGCACCGTCATTCAATACGCCAGGCAACTGCCGGATTACCGCGTCCATCAAAGCCATCGCCGGCAATTCACCACCGGACAGAACGAAATCGCCAAGGCTGATTTCCTCATCCACGCAACGGTCCAGCAAACGCTGGTCCACCGCTTCATAACGACCGCACAGCAATACCAGGCCGGGTTCGCTACGCAATTCCATGACACGCTGATGCGTCAGCGGCTGGCCTTGCGGCGACAAATAGATAACTCTTGGTGTAGGCAGGCTTTGTTGCTGCTGACGCGCCTTGGCAGCGTCAAGCGCTGCTTCCAGCGGCTTCGCCATCATCACCATGCCGGGTCCGCCACCATAAGGCCGGTCATCCACGGTACGATGATTGTCGGTGGTGAAATCACGCGGATTCCACAAAGTCAGTTCACACTTTTTCTGCTCAAATGCGCGTCGGGTAACGCCCGACTGCGTCAATGCAGCAAACATTTCTGGAAACAGAGTGACGACATCAAATTGCATACCGCTCACCTTCTTGTTCCGCTCGTAATCCGCGATCTGGATCTTGTTTGCCACTTCAGCTGCCTGGGACTCAATCCGGATTCAATAATCCAGACCCCAGTCAACCGTGATTTTCTTTGCTGCCTGATCCACCGTCTTGACGAACTGCTCAACAAACGGGATCAATAATTCTGGTGCTGCCTTATTCTGGTCTTTGCCTTGATCGGCGACTGCCGGCACGGTAATCCGAAGAATCGGATGTGCGCCGTTGTCCATCAGATCAGCGACCACACCCAGATGTTCACCCTGCAGATTTTCAACCACCAGGCCGATCAAATCGACCCAATAGAATTCATCGTCCGAGAGCGCCGGGAAATGGCTGCGTGGAATATGCACCACAGTGCCCTTCATGGCTTCGGCTGCATCGCGCCCTGCCACGCCCATCAGGCGCGCCACAATGTCGCCACTGTGATTTTTGGCCTGCATCATTTCAACATCGCGCAATTCCGGCGAGTTCTGCCGGCCTAGCCACCATGTCTTGGCGTGCAACAGCGCATCTGCATCCGCTGAATACGATTTTATCCGCACCCAGCCATTGATACCGTAAGCGCCGGTAATGTAACCGACCACGACCAAATCCGAAGGTATTGCAGTCCCGGTTTGTGCTGTGGTCGACAAAGCTACTAACGCGCTCAACGGTTCAAGCCACAGACTTAAGCTGCGGTTTTCTTGGCAGCGTCAGCAACCAGACGTGCAACTGTCGGCGACATTTGTGCGCCAACACCTTGCCAATGCGTCAGGCGATCCTGAGCAATTCGGAAAGTCTCTTCAGCGCCAGACGCTACCGGATTGTAAAAACCGATACGCTCGATGAAGCGACCGTCACGGCGATTGCGCGAATCAGTAGCTACGATGTTGTAAAAAGGACGCTTCTTTGCGCCACCACGGGATAAACGAATAACGACCATAATGTTTCCAAAAAGTGTTCGAACACGGAAAAAGCCGCAAATTATAACGCAAACTATACCCACCCCGCAACCTAAGCCGGTCGTCGGTGTGGCGTCACTACGTCAAAAAGGTATTTGCAAGGCTGTAAAAATCGCTTTACCGCTCCATGAGCAAGTAACAAGCGCACTGGGTAGATGCTATCGATGACAGTCAATTGATTGAGGAAGTTGTACACTACACCCTCAATTCGCTGTCCGATGCTTACGATGCGCGTTGGCAACATCAGTAGCGATAACGGCGCTAGTATATTAGCAATTTCCTCATTTGAGGCAAAGTAGTGCATTTTGCGGTGTTTTTTGCAGCGTGCGACAAACAATTCACTCCCCGTCCCCACCAATGCCCCTAAGCCACAAGAACAAAACACTTGCCACTTTTACAGCCACCGTATTCGGCAGCATTGGCTTGCACCGCTTTTACCTGAAAGGTCCCAGCGATATCTGGGGCTGGCTGCACTTTGCAACTTTGCCAACATCATTGCTGGCTTACTGGCTGTGGGGCAAAGACCAGCAGGTAGCTTTCCTGTTTGCGCCATTGATTATCTCGGGACTGGTTGCCTGCCTGGAATCACTGATCATCGGCCTGACTCCGGATGAAAAATGGGATGCAAAATACAACGCCCATTCCGGCCGCCAGTCGGACTCCAGCTGGTTTGTGATTTTGCTGGTGGTCCTGACCCTGGGCGTCGGCGCGATTGCCCTGATAGGCGCCATTGCGCGCACTTTCGACCTGTTGTTCACAGGTGGCGCCTATGGTTGAACCTGCCACGCACCTCATGAAACGACAATAAAAAAAGCAGCCAACCGGCTAATGCCGTTCAGTTAAGGATTTTTCTTTGTTACCCGAACGGCATATTTCTTTGGTCTGCCCTTGACGGCCCGGTCGAACTGATGACCGGGCCATTCTTCATTCAGGAGGGTAACCAGCCTTTCTCGCAAATGCTTCATGAATGCCGGTAACTTGCCATAAATAAAAATGCCGTTCAGTCTTAACTGAACGGCATTAGCCAACCGGCTGCTTTTTTCGCTTGGAACAAGATCAGAACTGATCTTCCGTCAGCGCCATCACGCCGCTGCTACCCTCTGTGATCGAGATACGGAAAGCATCTGCCTGGGACAGGATATGTTCAGCAAAGAAGCGCGCCGTACCGATCTTGGCCTGATAGAAACCGTTGTCACCGCTACCGGCAGCCAGTTTTTGCGCAGCCACCAGAGCCGCGCGGCCCAGCTGCCAGCCACCCAGCACGATCCCCGCCAGCTTCAGATACGGCACGCTGCCGGCAAACACACCTTTGATATCGCTCTTCAGATTATCAACAACGTAAGTAACAACCTGCTCCAAGGCATCAGCGCCGATGGCTAGCTGCTTGCTGATCGCAACCAAGTCAGCCACACCACTGCCGGCCAGTTCGCCTTGCGTAGCACGCACTTGCGCGATGATACCCTTGGCGACAGCACCGCCATCGCGCACCGTCTTGCGACCGATCAGATCGTTGGCCTGGATTGCGGTAGTACCTTCGTAGATCGTCAGGATCCGTGCGTCGCGATAGAACTGCGCGGCGCCGGTCTCTTCAATAAAACCCATGCCGCCGTGGATCTGCACGCCGGTCGATGCCACATCGATCGACAGCTCAGTCGACCAGCCCTTGACCACTGGCACCATGTACTCATAGAACGCTTGATTCGCCTTGCGTGTCGCTTCATCGGCGTGATGATGCGCTGCGTCGTGCGCAGCCGCAGTCACGTAGGCCAACGCCCGCGCACCTTCGATCTGCGAGCGCATGCTCATCAGCATACGACGCACATCCGGCTGATGAATGATCGTCACGGCGCCGGCGGAGCCTGCCAGGTCGCGCGATTGCACGCGGTCCTTGGCATAGGCCACGGCCTTTTGATAAGCCCGTTCGGCGACGCTGATGCCTTGCAGACCGACTGCAAAACGCGCCGCGTTCATCATGATGAACATATATTCGAGGCCACGATTTTCCTGCCCCACCAACGTACCGACCGCACCGCCATTGTCGCCGAACTGCAGCACGGCAGTCGGGCTGGCCTTGATGCCGAGCTTGTGCTCCAGCGAAACGCAATGGACATCGTTGCGCGCACCCGGAGTGCCATCGGCGTTGACCATGAATTTCGGGACGATGAACAGCGAGATACCCTTGACGCCATCAGGTGCACTCGGCGTACGCGCCAGCACCAGGTGCACGATATTCTCCGCCATATCGTGCTCACCGTAGGTGATGAAAATCTTGGTGCCGGAAATTTTGTAAGTGCCATCATCCTGCGGCACGGCGCGGGTACGCACCAGCGCCAGGTCGGAACCGGCTTGCGGCTCGGTCAGGTTCATGGTGCCAGTCCACTTTCCGGACACCAGGTTTTCCAGGTAAATACGCTTTTGTTCATCGCTGCCCGCAGTCAACAAGGCTTCGATGGCGCCATCGCTCAGCAACGGACACAGAGCGAATGAAAGATTGGCGGCATTCAGCATTTCGATGCATGGCGTCGCCACCAGCTTCGGCAAGCCCTGGCCGCCGAATTCGACCGGATGCTGCACACCTTGCCAGCCGGCGTCGGCAAATGCCTTGAAGGCTTCCTTGAAGCCTTTGCTGGTGGTGACTTGACCGTCATGCCAATAACTCGGCTCCAGATCGCCGCTACGATTCAGCGGCGCTACCACCTCACTGCAAAATTTGGCGTTCTCTTGCAACACCGCTTCCACAGTTTCCGGGGTCGCATCTTCACAACCAGGCAGCGTACTGACCTGCTCCAGACCGGCCAGTTCGTTCAGCACGAACAGCATGTCTTTCAATGGGGCGACATAACTCATGAGCTACTCCTAAAAATCGGGGTGGCACGAGAACCCGGCATTGCCAGCATTCACATTACCACCCCTATGCATTCGATTTTTGACAGAATGCCGAGATATTGCAACGTCTCGGCATTCATCAAGCGCCCGTCGGCTTAACCCAGCTCAGCCACCAGTTGCGGCACGATCTCGAACAGGTCGCCGACAATGCCGTAATCTGCCACCGAGAAAATCGGCGCTTCTTCATCCTTGTTGATCGCGACGATGACCTTGGAATCCTTCATCCCTGCCAAATGCTGGATCGCACCGGAAATGCCGACGGCGATATACAGTTGCGGCGCGACGATCTTGCCGGTCTGGCCGACTTGCCAGTCGTTCGGTACAAAGCCCGCGTCAACTGCGGCGCGCGAAGCGCCCATCGCCGCACCCAGCTTATCTGCCAGCGGCTCCAGAAGCTTGAAGTTTTCAGCGGAACCCATGCCGCGACCACCGGAAACGATGATCTTGGCGGCGGTCAGTTCGGGGCGATCCGACTTGGCCAGTTCACGCGACACAAAAGCCGATTTGCCGAAGTCGGCAGCTGCAGCGATATTTTCCACTGCGGCCGAACCGCCGGCGGCAGCTGCATCGAAGCCAGTTGTGCGGACGGTGATGACTTTGACGGCATCGCTAGATTGCACGGTAGCGATGGCGTTGCCGGCGTAGATCGGACGCTCGAAAGTGTCCGGACTGTCGACCTTGGTGATTTCGGAAATCTGGCCGACGTCCAGTTTGGCGGCGACGCGCGGCAAAATATTTTTGCCGTACGCGGTGGCCGGCGCCAGGATGTGGCTATAAGCCGATGCCAGCGCCAGTACCTGTTCAGCAACGTTCTCCGCCAGGCCATCGGCGAAGTAAGCGGCGTCGGCGACCAGTACCTTGGTGACGCCAGCCAGCTGCGCGGCGGCTTGTGCGGCGGCACTGCAATTGCTGCCAGCGACCAGTACGTGGACTTCGCCGCCACATTGGCTGGCGGCGGTAACTGTGTTGAGAGTGCTGCCTTTTAATGAGGCATTATCGTGTTCAGCAATGACTAAGGCTGTCATGTGGGCTCCTGATTTTGTCTGCGCTCGCCTGCATTCATGCGGCGCTGCGCTTGGTTCTAGATAAGTGTTTTATAAGTGCTAGGCTCTTGCCAGGCGCTTACAGGACCTTGGCTTCGTTTTTCAGCTTGGCGACCAGGGTTGCCACGTCAGGCACCTTGATACCGGCGCTGCGCTTGGCAGGTTCCACTACTTTCAGCGTCTTCAGGCGCGGCGCAACGTCAACACCCAGATCGGCCGGCTTGAACACATCCAGCGTTTTCTTTTTGGCTTTCATGATGTTCGGCAGCGTCACATAGCGCGGCTCGTTCAGGCGCAAGTCAGTGGTGATGATAGCCGGCAGAGTCAGGGCGATGGTTTCCAGGCCGCCGTCGACTTCGCGCGTTACCGTTACCTTGCCGTCTTCCAGCACGACTTTGGAAGCAAAAGTGGCTTGCGGCCAACCCAGCAACGCCGCCAGCATCTGGCCAGTCTGGTTGCAATCGTCGTCGATTGCTTGCTTGCCGAGGATGATCAACTGCGGCTGCTCCTTATCCGCGACGGCTTTCAACAACTTGGCTACCGCCAGCGGCTGCAGATCGGTATCAGCGGTGTCGACCAGGATGCCGCGGTCGGCGCCGATCGCCATGGCGGTGCGCAGAGTTTCCTGGCATTGAGTCACGCCGCAGGAAATCGCGATCACTTCAGTGACCTTGCCGCCTTCTTTCAGGCGCGTTGCTTCTTCCACCGCGATTTCGTCAAACGGATTCATCGACATCTTGACGTTGGCAATATCTACACCGCTGCCGTCCGACTTGACTCGTACCTTGACGTTGTAGTCGACGACACGCTTGACTGGTACTAATACTTTCATCGTTATGCCTTTTTATGGAAATAAAAAATCTGGGTAGCGCGGACTGGCGCGACTAACGTAAAACTTAACGCCAAGGTTAACGTTTACGTAAATCTCAATTGAGAATTATAAGAGAGAATTCGCTCCGACGCTGAAATTTAGCACGATCGTTCTATTAAATCTTAGAGCAAATAGACTAATAGCGTCATGATCTTGTAAAACAAGACACTTTCAGCGCGATCCATGGCTTGCAGGGACAATTCGAAAAGATGATTCGCCACATCGGAACACACGGGCGGAAAAGAAGAAGTCGGGGAGGAGAAAAACAGGATACAGCTTAAGCTGAACACGACCTACAGGAAGCAGGCCGTGCAGTATTCACAACGATGACACGACTTGCAGTGAAAAACGAGAGTGCCCGATTAAAATAACAGGCCCTTATTTACGCTTCATGAAGAAAATGAATTCCCTGTTTTCTTCACTCTGTTCCAGCAAATCATTGCCTGTCTGCTTCGCAAATGCCTGGAAATCCCGCACAGAGCCGGAATCCGTGGCCAGTACGCGTAGCACTTCGCCACTCAGCATATCCGCCAGCGCCTTTTTTGTTTTCAAAATCGGCAGTGGGCAATGCAAACCGCGTGCGTCGAGTTCTTTATTAAATTCCATAACCACTTCGTAATGTAAAGATTTTTAACATTTGCTGCTCTTTGCTGATTCTACTCCAAACGCAAGCGGCTTTGACGCATCGCAACAAAGCATCAATCATTTTTACAACAGCATGGTGAATAGCAAATATGTCCTTAATACAATCTTTCCGCATATCCACATGCTAATATTCAATTGATAAGTATTGCGCTGTAATAAACATATTCGCGGGGCACACCAGCCACGTCAGGCGAAACATTCTTAGGAACGAGCATGCAGGACAGTCTTGGCGAAAAGCCTTTCAGCAACATCACACCGTTCTGGCAACGCTTACCTCAATTTTTCCTGTATCCGCTACAAGGGCCGCTAATCTGGCACCCGGCTGTCTACTCCCTGATCGGTACCGGCCTGTGGCTGCTCGGCAGGAACGACGAAGATGGTGGGTTCTCCCCTTTCATTATGCTCATTGCGGTCCTGGTCGGCATTGGTTTTTCGCTCGATCTGACGCGTCAGGCATTTCGAATTCTGGAACAAACTTCACTCGGCAATTTACGCTGTGCGGATTTTGACGACGCCGACGACGTCCATAAAATGTCGCCCTATAAATTACTACTCATAACGTTAGTGCAAGGTTTCTTCATCGCCATCCTGGCGGCCATTCATCCCATGCTGGAACTACTGGGAACCGCTGTGGCAAATTTGATGCTGCCAGCCAGCATCATGGTGCTTGGCTATACCCACAGTTTCACCAGCGCGATCAATCCTCTCAACGTTTTCAAGATGATCAAAGCCTGCGGCTGGCCTTATCTCGCACTCTGGGTGTTTGGTTTCATACTAAGCCAATGCGCGCCGATTGTCATCATGCTGTTTGTGGGCAAACTATCACTGACCTTGCTGATCGCCGTTGGTATTTTTGCTTGCGCTTACTTCACCTTGGTCGGCTTCAACCTGATGGGTTATACGATGTATCAATACCATCAGGAAATCGGCTATTCGCCGGACCGCAATTTTGAAATCAATGCGCTAGCCAGCAGCCGCAACAATCGTCCCTTGAGCGATGATGACATCCTGGCGCAACAGGTCGGTGCGCTGATCCGCGACGGCAACATCGACATGGCGATGGAAATGATCTGGGAAGAATTGCGCTACGACCAATTCAATCCGCAATTGTCGAGTCACTACGCCAAACTGCTGGTATTAAAAGGCGACAAAGCCAAGCAACTCGAATATGCGCCGCGACATCTTTTCACGCTGGCGCGTTCAGCGAAAGCAGGACGAATAGGCGACGCGTGGAAGCAGGCCCGCCGGCTCGATCCCGAATTCAAAATCGACAATCCTGATCATGTTCTGGAAATCGCAGCCGCGGCCGCCAGTGCGCGCGAATATCAGATCGCGCTTGAAATTATCTCGGGCTTCCACAAGCGCGCGCCGCGTCACAAAGATGTCCCGGCAGTGCTGGTGCTGGCCGG from the Collimonas arenae genome contains:
- a CDS encoding bifunctional diguanylate cyclase/phosphodiesterase, with the protein product MFRRGSSIFIPIASLSSLILGLAITLGLFVSVRHLEYEKMDAEFRRLGSGHLKAVVDGLDGLVHELETVNSLFVTMDTVSREQFHTFTTPMLRRAPYIKSLGFQRLVSAAQRPAFEAEMRKYYPNFTIRQLSDGKPEPATGHEQYRVVEYLEPMAGNEAAFALDLTPSVIQEEAMQRARDTGLPAATDLFDLKVAQNGGKRAMIILMPVYQHGAVLETVDDRRRAVIGFTSAALRADAFVNSVLARDGVQAREDFYLRVYASPNPEASSLVYRQGNQITPSAASRWLPSWLLYDAPQDMSQTFELAGKSWYIEASSPPRVFTKKNAGSILVLILGSLLSWMGATYLYFLSTRSKRIEQLVDARTQQVRLATQMMKEDIVARKRAEDALQLRERAIESSANAIIISSAKLPDYLVEYVNPAFELITGYSASEMIGRNLEVLQGVDHDQIGLEEIRSALRERRSANAVFRSYRKDGTLFWNELYVAPVKDSSGRVSHFVTSLYDITEMKSYEAELEHQARHDTLTGLANRNVLSDRLSQAIVYGELYGHRVWVLFVDLDRFKFVNDTLGHNAGDLLLKEVASRLKSFTREADTIARLGSDEFVLILPERLDEELSVGLIQGMMDAIARPLQIEGYDFFLSCSIGVAVYPNDGTDPESLLKHADIAMYRAKEMGNNNYQFYTAAMNERALERLRIEGDLRNALERKELLLYYQPQVDLRTGRMVGMEALIRWKHPQLGMISPTRFINLAEETGLIVQMGAWVMHTACEQNKTWQRMGLGYLRMSVNLSTRQFFQQNLVQQVAKVLEDTGLAPHYLEIELTESLVMTDVELAVGILNDLKSIGVQLSIDDFGTGYSSLAYLKSFPIDALKIDQSFVRDITVDQDDAAIVASIISLAHNLRLQVIAEGVETQEQLSYLQRHRCDEMQGFYFSEPVSAADIEILLREGKVLP
- a CDS encoding DUF3579 domain-containing protein — translated: MADTIPSPDAPPAKEFFIQGITSDGRQFRPSDWAERLCGVMACFRPEGSGGRNAHLQYSPYVRPVLLNGVRSVVVNEDLRQIEPLAYHFVVNFAKDNDLQILQGCLLPDAEAPKSV
- a CDS encoding CobD/CbiB family protein translates to MTFLSILFALLIEQLKPLRADNPVYAWVKAFASKIEASFNAGQARQGRLGWFCVILALTVPTALIYWLCVHIGAWAALLWNILIVYLTLGFRHYSHYFSSIQLALNSGDEATARTLLAEWAKIDTTDMDVSEISRIAVEKALITTHRHVFGVFFWFLMPVGPALAVMYRIAEYLARGWNEPDHMRNEAFGRFAAQAFYWIDWIPARLTAAAFAVVGNFEDAIYAWRNFAERWKNETDGIILSTGGGAMGVLLGTPLETAAVILPADASTVDSTAMDGDTPPGDIPTPRALQSTVGLVWRALLLWMFLLLLLSAAVWLG
- a CDS encoding CoA pyrophosphatase codes for the protein MVKLTFDPLMLPVDAVAGESALAPERMNAAWLRKRFAHQPEWHPENMDSQAILRMSPGKPVTPASVLIPIVMHEEQPTLLFTQRSAHLTDHAGQVSFPGGRMEESDASPIETALREAEEEIGLARNQVEVIGTMPEYFTGTGYRVTPVVCLVNPPVNLRADPDEVAEIFEVPLAFLMDGLNHQLRSIDLPDGYRRSFYAMPYERFFIWGATAAMLRNLFHFLRA
- the rplS gene encoding 50S ribosomal protein L19, translating into MDLIQQLEQEEIARLGKNIPDFAPGDTVVVNVNVVEGTRKRAQAYEGVVISRRNRGLNSNFIVRKISSGEGVERTFQLYSPLIASIEVKRRGDVRRAKLYYLRERSGKSARIKEKLPQRRNTAKAAPAAE
- the trmD gene encoding tRNA (guanosine(37)-N1)-methyltransferase TrmD, producing MQFDVVTLFPEMFAALTQSGVTRRAFEQKKCELTLWNPRDFTTDNHRTVDDRPYGGGPGMVMMAKPLEAALDAAKARQQQQSLPTPRVIYLSPQGQPLTHQRVMELRSEPGLVLLCGRYEAVDQRLLDRCVDEEISLGDFVLSGGELPAMALMDAVIRQLPGVLNDGASAVEDSFVNGLLDCPHYTRPEQYEGVGVPPVLMGGHHAEIEKWRRQQMLTATAKKRPDLIQKIRAAGLLSTADEKFLRNIG